A stretch of Pseudoprevotella muciniphila DNA encodes these proteins:
- the rfbC gene encoding dTDP-4-dehydrorhamnose 3,5-epimerase — MNFIKTDINDVWILEPRVFEDARGYFMETWRESDFNAGIGKAVHFVQDNESKSSKGVLRGLHYQKGEFSQAKLVRVLQGRVVDVAVDLRQDSSTYGKYVAVELSDENKRQLFIPRGFAHGFQVLSDTAVFTYKVDNVYAPQAECSIRYDDPTIGIDWPLKEGVLLSEKDLNHAVSFDIAEKF, encoded by the coding sequence ATGAACTTCATCAAGACCGACATCAATGATGTATGGATATTAGAGCCGCGGGTGTTCGAGGATGCCCGAGGCTATTTTATGGAAACATGGCGTGAATCGGACTTTAATGCCGGCATTGGCAAGGCTGTCCACTTTGTTCAGGACAACGAGTCGAAGTCGAGCAAAGGCGTGCTCCGCGGCCTGCACTATCAGAAAGGTGAGTTTTCGCAAGCGAAACTTGTCAGGGTGCTTCAAGGCAGAGTGGTTGACGTTGCTGTTGACCTGCGCCAGGACTCGTCCACTTACGGCAAGTATGTGGCAGTGGAACTGAGCGATGAAAACAAGCGCCAACTGTTCATACCCCGCGGTTTTGCCCACGGTTTCCAGGTACTTTCCGACACGGCAGTGTTTACATATAAGGTGGACAACGTGTATGCTCCGCAGGCAGAATGCAGCATTCGCTACGACGACCCCACCATCGGTATCGACTGGCCGCTGAAGGAAGGCGTGCTGCTTTCGGAAAAAGACCTCAATCACGCTGTAAGTTTTGACATTGCAGAGAAGTTCTGA
- the lepA gene encoding translation elongation factor 4 — MKKIRNFCIIAHIDHGKSTLADRLLERTGTIQITEGQMLDDMDLEKERGITIKSHAIQMEYQHGGETYTLNLIDTPGHVDFSYEVSRSIAACEGCLLVVDATQGVQAQTISNLYMAIEHDLEIIPVLNKCDMINAMPEEVEDEIVELLGCDHSDILRASAKTGEGVDEILEAIVERIPCPTGDEDAPLQALIFDSVFNPFRGIIAYFKIVNGHISTNEQVLFVNTKKQYQADEIGVLKMDLSPRKELHCGDVGYIVSGIKTATEVKVGDTITSVSNQCKEAISGFEEVKPMVFAGVYPIETEDFEQLRASLEKLQLNDASLTFSPESSVALGFGFRCGFLGLLHMEIIQERLDREFNMNVITTVPNVSYHIFNKHGEMAEVHNPAGMPDAIEIEHIEEPYIRASIITQTDYIGAIMKLCLSKRGELVKQEYVSGNRVELHYDMPLAEIVIDFYDKLKSISKGYASFDYHPIGFRPSKLIKLDILLNGEPVDALSTLTHVDNSVYFGRRMCERLKELLPRQQFDIAIQAAIGAKIIARETVKQVRKDVTAKCYGGDISRKRKLLEKQKRGKKRMKEIGNVQVPQKAFLAVLKLD, encoded by the coding sequence TTGAAAAAAATACGCAATTTCTGCATCATAGCCCATATTGACCACGGCAAGAGCACCCTTGCCGACCGCTTGCTTGAGCGCACGGGCACCATCCAGATTACCGAAGGTCAGATGCTCGACGACATGGACTTGGAAAAAGAGCGCGGTATCACCATCAAGAGCCACGCCATCCAGATGGAGTATCAGCACGGCGGCGAGACCTACACACTCAACCTTATAGACACCCCGGGTCACGTAGACTTCTCCTATGAGGTATCGCGATCCATTGCAGCCTGCGAAGGTTGTCTTTTGGTGGTCGATGCCACCCAAGGTGTTCAGGCACAGACCATTTCAAACCTCTACATGGCCATCGAGCACGACCTTGAGATAATCCCCGTACTGAACAAGTGCGACATGATCAATGCCATGCCCGAGGAAGTGGAGGACGAAATTGTTGAACTCTTAGGCTGCGACCATTCCGACATACTCCGCGCTTCTGCCAAGACCGGCGAGGGCGTGGACGAGATATTGGAAGCCATCGTTGAGCGCATTCCCTGTCCTACGGGCGACGAGGACGCGCCGCTGCAGGCACTCATCTTCGACAGTGTGTTCAACCCCTTCCGCGGCATTATCGCCTATTTCAAGATTGTGAATGGACACATCAGCACCAACGAGCAGGTGCTCTTCGTCAACACCAAAAAGCAATATCAGGCAGACGAGATAGGCGTGCTGAAGATGGACCTGTCGCCCCGCAAGGAGTTGCATTGCGGTGATGTGGGCTACATCGTGAGCGGTATCAAGACAGCCACAGAGGTAAAAGTTGGTGATACGATTACTTCCGTTTCAAATCAGTGTAAGGAAGCCATTTCCGGTTTTGAGGAAGTCAAGCCAATGGTTTTTGCCGGAGTCTATCCTATTGAGACAGAAGATTTCGAACAACTCAGGGCAAGTCTTGAGAAATTGCAGTTGAACGATGCTTCGCTGACGTTCTCGCCCGAATCGAGTGTGGCACTCGGTTTTGGTTTCCGCTGCGGTTTTCTTGGTCTGCTCCACATGGAAATCATTCAGGAGCGACTGGACCGCGAATTCAACATGAATGTCATCACTACGGTGCCAAACGTGAGTTACCACATCTTCAACAAGCACGGCGAGATGGCAGAAGTACACAACCCTGCGGGGATGCCCGACGCCATCGAGATAGAGCACATCGAAGAACCTTATATCCGTGCTTCTATCATTACTCAGACGGACTATATCGGTGCCATCATGAAGTTGTGCCTCTCCAAACGAGGCGAACTCGTAAAACAGGAATATGTCAGCGGCAATCGTGTTGAACTCCACTATGACATGCCTTTGGCAGAGATTGTCATCGACTTCTATGACAAGTTGAAGAGTATATCGAAGGGTTATGCCAGTTTCGACTACCACCCTATCGGTTTCCGCCCCTCAAAACTGATAAAACTTGACATATTGCTCAACGGAGAACCTGTTGACGCCCTTTCCACACTGACGCACGTTGACAATTCCGTCTATTTTGGCAGGCGCATGTGTGAGCGTTTGAAAGAACTGCTACCCCGCCAACAGTTCGACATAGCCATCCAAGCCGCCATAGGCGCGAAGATTATTGCACGCGAAACTGTGAAGCAAGTACGCAAGGACGTAACGGCGAAATGCTACGGCGGCGACATCTCCCGCAAACGCAAGTTGCTCGAAAAGCAGAAACGCGGAAAGAAGCGCATGAAGGAGATTGGCAACGTTCAGGTGCCACAAAAGGCGTTCTTAGCCGTTCTGAAACTCGACTGA
- the hisH gene encoding imidazole glycerol phosphate synthase subunit HisH, with translation MKVVIVKYDAGNIYSVVHALRRIGVEPLLTDNEEDIRSADRIVFPGQGEAATTMNSLKSSGLDRLIPSLKQPVLGICIGMQLMCSHSEEGDTDCLGIFEGSVVKRFVPQTKEDKIPHIGWNTANMADNPLFKGISNNDFFYFIHSFYVPVHDRFTIASTDYCGTAFSAAMRKDNFFATQFHPEKSGKNGETLLRNFLEIDL, from the coding sequence ATGAAAGTAGTAATAGTGAAATACGACGCGGGCAACATCTACTCCGTGGTTCATGCGCTACGGCGCATCGGTGTAGAACCGCTTCTGACGGACAATGAAGAAGACATCCGCAGTGCCGACCGCATTGTGTTCCCCGGTCAGGGTGAAGCCGCTACAACGATGAACAGTCTGAAATCAAGCGGACTGGACCGTCTCATTCCTTCGCTCAAACAGCCTGTTCTTGGAATTTGCATTGGCATGCAACTCATGTGTTCTCACAGCGAAGAAGGCGATACAGACTGTCTTGGTATTTTTGAAGGTTCTGTCGTTAAGCGGTTTGTTCCACAGACAAAAGAAGACAAGATACCCCACATTGGCTGGAATACCGCCAACATGGCAGACAATCCGCTATTCAAAGGTATCAGCAACAACGACTTCTTCTATTTCATCCACAGTTTCTACGTACCCGTTCACGATAGGTTTACCATAGCCAGCACCGACTATTGTGGCACGGCTTTTTCGGCAGCGATGAGGAAGGACAATTTCTTCGCCACACAGTTTCATCCCGAAAAGAGTGGAAAAAATGGCGAGACATTGCTGCGAAACTTTCTTGAAATAGACCTTTAA
- the hisA gene encoding 1-(5-phosphoribosyl)-5-[(5-phosphoribosylamino)methylideneamino]imidazole-4-carboxamide isomerase, protein MILPIPAIDLIDGKCVRLTKGDYATEKVYNEDPLEVAKAFEDLGFPRLHLVDLDGARSKHVVNHVVLERIANQTSLTIDFGGGIKQDEDLRKAFDHGAAMVTLGSIAATSKETVLDWAAQYGAERFIIGADVQDEKIRINGWQEEVELTLMDFIAGYGEKGLKKVLCTDISHDGTLAGPSTALYQKVMRTFPDCGLIASGGVSGIDDLQTLNEIGVPEVVFGKAIYEGKIDLREVSKQYIQ, encoded by the coding sequence ATGATTCTCCCCATTCCCGCGATAGATTTAATTGACGGCAAGTGCGTTCGCTTGACCAAAGGTGATTATGCCACAGAGAAGGTATATAATGAAGATCCTCTTGAGGTGGCAAAGGCTTTTGAGGACTTGGGCTTTCCCCGTCTTCACCTTGTTGATCTGGACGGTGCGCGTTCGAAGCACGTCGTAAATCACGTCGTATTGGAGCGCATTGCCAATCAGACAAGTCTGACTATCGATTTTGGCGGCGGTATCAAGCAAGACGAAGACCTGCGGAAGGCGTTTGACCATGGCGCGGCTATGGTTACTCTCGGTAGTATTGCTGCCACATCGAAAGAGACTGTTTTGGATTGGGCTGCGCAATATGGTGCAGAGCGTTTCATTATCGGTGCCGATGTGCAGGACGAAAAAATCCGCATCAACGGCTGGCAGGAAGAAGTGGAACTGACGCTCATGGACTTCATCGCCGGTTACGGCGAGAAGGGGCTGAAGAAGGTGCTGTGCACTGACATCAGCCACGACGGTACGCTGGCGGGACCTTCAACTGCACTGTATCAGAAGGTGATGCGGACTTTTCCCGACTGTGGCTTAATAGCATCTGGCGGCGTGAGCGGCATTGACGACCTTCAGACGCTAAATGAAATTGGTGTTCCTGAAGTGGTATTCGGTAAAGCCATCTATGAAGGGAAAATCGACCTGCGGGAAGTGTCAAAACAATACATTCAATAA
- the hisF gene encoding imidazole glycerol phosphate synthase subunit HisF, giving the protein MLAKRIIPCLDVKDGETVKGTNFVNLRSAGDPVELGRLYSEQGADELVFLDITASHEGRKTFTDMVSRVAATLNIPFTVGGGINELGDVERLLSAGADKVSINSAALRHPVLVNDITRRFGSQVCVVAIDAKQEADGKWRCYLNGGRVPTDRTLFDWAQEVEDRGAGEILFTSMDHDGVKEGFALDALSKLHDLLSIPVIASGGAGKMNHFADAFTIGHADAALAASVFHFGEIGINDLKHHLSTQGINVRMTS; this is encoded by the coding sequence ATGCTTGCCAAACGTATCATACCCTGTCTTGACGTGAAAGACGGCGAAACCGTTAAAGGTACGAATTTTGTCAACCTACGCAGTGCCGGCGACCCTGTTGAACTGGGACGTCTGTATAGCGAACAAGGGGCAGACGAACTCGTTTTTCTCGATATCACAGCCAGCCACGAAGGCAGAAAGACTTTCACCGACATGGTGTCGCGTGTGGCAGCCACGCTCAACATTCCGTTCACCGTGGGCGGTGGCATCAACGAACTGGGCGACGTGGAACGTCTGCTCTCAGCAGGTGCCGACAAGGTGAGCATCAACTCCGCCGCACTGCGCCATCCTGTGCTGGTGAACGACATCACGCGCCGTTTCGGCTCGCAGGTATGTGTTGTAGCGATTGATGCCAAGCAGGAGGCTGACGGCAAGTGGCGGTGCTACCTTAATGGCGGGCGCGTGCCTACCGACCGTACACTCTTCGACTGGGCGCAGGAAGTGGAAGACCGCGGTGCAGGTGAGATTCTCTTTACGAGTATGGACCACGACGGTGTGAAGGAAGGTTTTGCGCTAGATGCCCTATCGAAACTCCACGATTTACTCTCCATACCCGTCATTGCCTCCGGCGGTGCGGGCAAGATGAATCATTTTGCAGATGCTTTCACCATAGGTCATGCTGATGCAGCCCTCGCTGCAAGTGTATTCCACTTTGGCGAAATCGGCATAAACGACCTCAAACACCACCTCTCCACTCAAGGCATCAACGTGAGAATGACATCTTAA
- a CDS encoding WG repeat-containing protein, which yields MTNIEDKYDFVGEYHQGVAIVVKDGMYGAILRGGQEIFEPRYDYISAFKDGYAQAIRKGECRILNLSGNECKKYEGNFISISAKYDSVREFKNGHACVQLNDKWGVIDTEGKEIFEPQFYFISDFVGGTAKYKNHSIGSWGFVNVDGFCSECNLNEPEIEPNGNLILNESGNRFRINNKGHILLNDGSTIISLPKVYIVAKEFKDGYAIVKDNTGYWGVINKKCEVVVPLQYNEIHDFSENKAFALNKNDKLCLISINGNIIKVFDTYTDGKPFQDGFAIVSENWKHGVINEKGEELLAPLSGYIDRTDNPYVFKISLDGKKGLFNASTGLLIKPRYKRIIEVRKDCVSVEVNGISESLVDLSGRAFITPQGVNQRIYLPEWCIAGKNINNLVFSGVSDEGKWGLIDSAGNTLLNPEYDNIGEINGDIIPLEKKENYRGTKYGCYNIKSKRIISVIFDKCPEYTNDFYKVTYNGLLGVINGKGNVIIKASWNQISLYNEHFLISKKKKDYYDDDYIEFGVANKKGEILFKTECDDFVILQSGLYKISNHSYRYSYNNKVWYIYNNVGKLTEESFDEINIEGNYIAVSKDGRKGLLNESAEKIIKTDDGNYIKLPSKFTWGYNFKDGIAKVIINGFENYVDESFNFVIINDTSIIHLPKSIDYLTTKDSLGNYIFVSNEKYGIVNNKGKIIIAAKYENLESFVQNLYIAKIANKNDNSRELYGVIDIKEKTVIPFDYFSIEPYKGYVPSYDRPRNEEVEITNEIQYWLICKDGYGLIDSNGKICIPPIYQDIEQVENKFIVKLDEKKGLINHDFNTLIEPNYNKITPIGNGFWKVEIKELSYKDYYNEEHYTYKFGIINSLGEVCLEPIYNFIGDVNDTEIVKGRAFIKNGRVGLVDECYRILAQPEYNIISNFENGKATVSKYVFNQDENRDILIKGELDINGNFTEEEKEIKIVETLKNGFKVIQEVNPSQYNNYCAVVDNNNSFILPYKYHKIEELENGLFRVKLKGDYGLLDQDFNELIEPKYSYLRQIQNIYNASKYDFGHHGLIDSQENVILEFEYDNIESATPGLIWIYSNHKIGLATTTGQVLFTPQFGKKESLQNGYIKVNDGHWYEYDETDDEWRHKETKWGYSEGKWGIINTDGCLILPTIYDSIEIWGRDHFVVTKTISNIRVKGIVNNKGEQLVKLYNGNYILASKKYDWQDDFNSQDRSRVYHNGHIGFVNKEFQQIVTYKHKQKESEFILHEDYDWGYNSTTELIIIEKDNKKGFINSEGLLIISPKFDIIDELNYENIHIYICCTQDKNYPEDISKSTWSILNSEGEIITESLIEEPIYIGYSLIAIKSIDNKYHIIDIYGKPTTDTYFDSVREFNDFEISLFTPTTNSKNITNKKKELDFAIVEVGGKYGIINNLGNLIIPPKFSSLIKTEGNLFLADGVLINSSEQSVSFKDNLNLIKTDAYETIEILDNGLIIVSKNNLFGCINQVGTTIIPLKYRSLEYKNNLLIATIYDKTDDSYKDGVINFQEKQIVPFSKQIYDIQIESDMILYRQDGRWGAYSLQGQSICKPIYDHIKLIADNLIKVANNYNSQEKWGLIDNSGHELLPLEYSEIGDDIYNGLLRIYEGINNDYKGFVDITGHILLEPTYSYINSFVDGYAIVQIKKHDRNDNYFYLHGVINSQMIEVIPCVFFEEIKYEKETGRFHTGDNYITTDGRFIIEVDGKELYVDNKYAFCEPFNDKCAIAVQASDNQWDRTDFKYGLIDKKSNDILPPIFSKLELLDNGLYKFCINNLWGLVNSDGNIIIPNKYNDIKKIEENLIRIQINKPNKDRKDENRIYGLVDYQGNEILSPNYEFIGKVHNNISVVRKNNVWELFNILRKQIISIPNAAYLGPCISNLCRINIGGTYDKKRYRTDGGLWGYTSTDGQVVIEPIYEEAKSFSGRIAATKLNGKWGIINTNGENIVPYEYNDYELFEYDEDDPDANKGKCQLVKDGKIFVFDENGTLIESYDKEDDYDYYSYEEPVRNPYDSPYYNDNLDMDQQSQEFWDSL from the coding sequence ATGACAAATATTGAAGATAAATATGACTTTGTTGGAGAATACCATCAAGGCGTAGCTATAGTAGTAAAAGATGGCATGTATGGTGCAATACTAAGGGGTGGCCAGGAAATATTTGAGCCTCGTTATGATTATATATCTGCATTTAAAGATGGATATGCCCAAGCTATCAGGAAGGGAGAATGTAGAATCCTAAACCTTTCTGGCAATGAATGTAAGAAATATGAAGGGAATTTTATCTCAATTTCTGCGAAATATGATTCTGTTAGAGAATTTAAAAATGGACATGCATGTGTTCAATTAAATGATAAATGGGGGGTTATTGATACAGAAGGAAAAGAAATATTTGAACCTCAATTCTATTTTATATCTGATTTTGTAGGAGGAACTGCAAAATATAAAAATCATAGCATTGGTTCTTGGGGATTTGTTAATGTTGACGGCTTTTGTTCTGAATGTAATCTAAATGAGCCAGAAATTGAGCCGAATGGTAATCTTATTCTCAATGAATCTGGAAATAGATTTCGAATTAATAACAAAGGACATATTTTACTGAATGATGGAAGTACTATTATATCTTTACCTAAAGTTTACATTGTAGCTAAAGAGTTCAAAGATGGTTATGCAATAGTTAAAGATAATACTGGTTACTGGGGTGTAATCAATAAAAAATGTGAAGTTGTAGTTCCTTTACAATATAATGAGATACATGATTTCAGTGAAAATAAGGCTTTTGCATTAAATAAAAACGATAAATTATGCCTAATTTCAATAAATGGAAATATTATAAAAGTATTTGACACATATACCGATGGTAAACCTTTTCAGGATGGTTTTGCCATAGTTAGTGAAAACTGGAAACATGGAGTGATTAACGAAAAAGGAGAAGAGTTGCTAGCTCCACTTAGTGGATATATTGATAGAACAGACAATCCCTATGTGTTCAAAATTAGTTTAGATGGTAAAAAAGGACTATTTAATGCTTCAACTGGGTTACTAATAAAACCGAGATATAAAAGGATTATAGAAGTAAGAAAAGATTGTGTTTCGGTAGAAGTGAATGGTATAAGTGAGAGCTTAGTGGATTTATCTGGACGCGCTTTCATTACCCCTCAAGGAGTTAATCAGAGGATTTATTTGCCAGAGTGGTGTATCGCTGGTAAGAATATCAACAACCTTGTGTTTTCAGGTGTGTCCGATGAAGGTAAATGGGGATTGATAGATAGTGCCGGAAATACATTACTTAACCCTGAATATGATAATATAGGCGAGATTAATGGTGATATAATTCCTCTTGAGAAAAAAGAGAATTACAGAGGAACGAAGTATGGCTGTTATAATATAAAAAGTAAGCGCATTATTTCTGTTATATTTGATAAATGTCCAGAATACACTAATGACTTTTATAAGGTCACTTACAATGGATTATTAGGCGTTATAAACGGAAAAGGAAATGTTATAATCAAAGCATCATGGAATCAAATAAGCTTATATAATGAACATTTCCTTATTAGCAAAAAGAAAAAGGATTATTATGATGATGATTATATAGAATTTGGAGTTGCAAACAAGAAAGGTGAAATTCTCTTTAAAACCGAATGCGATGACTTTGTTATCCTGCAAAGCGGATTGTACAAAATTAGTAATCATTCTTATAGGTATAGCTATAACAATAAAGTTTGGTATATTTACAATAATGTTGGGAAGTTGACCGAAGAATCTTTTGATGAAATCAACATAGAAGGCAATTATATTGCTGTTTCTAAAGATGGTCGAAAAGGTCTTTTAAATGAGTCTGCAGAGAAAATAATTAAAACAGACGATGGCAATTATATAAAGTTGCCATCAAAATTCACATGGGGATACAACTTTAAGGATGGTATAGCAAAAGTAATCATCAATGGATTTGAGAATTATGTAGATGAATCATTTAACTTTGTTATAATTAATGACACAAGCATTATTCATTTACCTAAATCTATAGATTATCTGACAACAAAAGATTCTTTAGGAAATTACATATTCGTATCAAATGAAAAATATGGTATTGTCAACAACAAAGGCAAAATAATAATAGCAGCTAAATACGAAAATTTGGAATCCTTTGTACAAAATCTATACATAGCCAAAATTGCTAATAAAAACGATAATAGCCGAGAGTTATATGGTGTTATTGATATCAAAGAAAAAACAGTAATACCTTTTGATTATTTCTCGATAGAACCATACAAAGGGTATGTTCCATCTTATGATCGGCCAAGAAATGAAGAAGTAGAAATAACTAACGAAATACAATATTGGCTTATTTGTAAAGATGGATATGGTTTAATTGACAGCAATGGAAAGATTTGTATACCTCCAATATATCAGGACATTGAACAAGTAGAAAATAAATTTATTGTAAAGTTAGATGAAAAAAAGGGACTAATTAATCATGATTTCAATACTTTAATTGAGCCTAATTACAATAAAATAACACCAATTGGTAATGGTTTTTGGAAGGTTGAAATAAAAGAACTTTCTTATAAAGATTACTATAATGAAGAGCACTATACTTATAAGTTCGGCATTATAAACTCACTAGGCGAGGTGTGCTTGGAACCTATATATAATTTTATTGGCGACGTAAACGACACTGAAATTGTCAAGGGACGTGCTTTTATAAAAAATGGAAGAGTTGGTTTAGTTGATGAATGTTATCGCATCCTTGCACAACCCGAATATAATATTATATCTAATTTTGAAAATGGCAAAGCAACTGTTAGTAAATATGTTTTTAATCAAGATGAAAATAGAGATATTCTAATAAAAGGCGAATTAGATATAAATGGCAATTTCACTGAAGAAGAAAAAGAAATAAAGATTGTAGAAACATTGAAAAATGGATTTAAGGTTATTCAAGAAGTTAATCCAAGTCAATATAATAATTATTGCGCAGTGGTCGATAATAATAACAGTTTTATTTTGCCATATAAATACCATAAAATTGAAGAATTGGAGAACGGATTGTTTCGTGTTAAGCTTAAAGGTGACTATGGACTGCTAGACCAAGATTTTAATGAGTTAATTGAGCCCAAATACTCATATTTGCGACAAATTCAAAACATTTATAATGCTTCTAAATATGACTTTGGTCATCATGGCTTGATAGATTCCCAAGAGAATGTAATTCTCGAATTTGAATATGATAATATCGAATCTGCTACTCCTGGATTAATATGGATTTATTCAAATCATAAAATTGGTTTGGCTACAACAACAGGACAAGTGCTATTTACACCTCAATTTGGAAAAAAAGAATCATTACAAAATGGTTATATAAAAGTGAACGATGGGCACTGGTATGAATATGACGAAACAGACGATGAATGGCGTCATAAAGAAACTAAATGGGGATATTCTGAAGGAAAGTGGGGAATAATTAATACTGATGGGTGTCTTATTTTACCTACTATTTATGATTCTATTGAAATCTGGGGAAGAGACCACTTCGTTGTAACAAAAACAATTTCAAATATAAGAGTTAAAGGTATTGTAAATAATAAAGGTGAACAGTTAGTGAAACTTTACAATGGCAACTACATTCTCGCGTCAAAAAAATACGATTGGCAAGATGATTTCAATTCACAAGACCGTTCAAGAGTTTATCATAATGGCCATATTGGTTTTGTGAATAAAGAATTCCAACAAATTGTAACATATAAACATAAACAAAAAGAATCTGAATTTATTCTCCATGAAGATTATGATTGGGGATATAATTCAACGACTGAATTAATTATTATAGAAAAGGATAATAAAAAAGGATTTATTAATTCTGAGGGTCTATTGATTATTAGTCCTAAATTCGATATAATAGATGAACTTAATTACGAAAATATTCATATATATATATGCTGTACCCAAGATAAAAACTACCCAGAAGATATATCTAAAAGCACATGGTCTATATTGAATAGCGAAGGTGAAATAATAACAGAATCTCTCATCGAGGAACCAATTTATATAGGTTACTCATTAATTGCCATAAAGTCAATTGACAACAAGTATCATATAATTGATATTTATGGTAAACCCACAACTGATACTTATTTCGACTCCGTAAGAGAGTTTAATGACTTTGAGATTTCATTATTCACACCAACAACGAATAGCAAGAACATTACCAATAAAAAAAAGGAACTAGACTTTGCAATCGTAGAAGTAGGAGGCAAATATGGAATTATTAACAATTTAGGAAATCTTATTATTCCACCTAAATTCTCATCATTGATAAAAACAGAAGGAAATCTGTTCTTAGCTGATGGAGTTTTAATTAATAGTAGCGAGCAGAGTGTTAGTTTCAAAGATAATCTAAACTTAATAAAAACGGATGCTTATGAAACTATTGAAATTTTAGATAACGGCCTAATCATTGTTTCAAAGAACAATTTATTTGGTTGCATAAACCAAGTTGGAACGACAATCATACCATTGAAGTATCGTTCATTGGAATATAAAAACAATTTGCTGATTGCTACAATTTATGATAAAACTGATGATAGCTATAAAGATGGCGTAATTAATTTTCAAGAAAAACAAATAGTTCCATTTAGTAAGCAGATTTACGATATACAAATAGAATCTGATATGATACTATACAGACAAGACGGCCGTTGGGGTGCATATTCCCTTCAAGGACAATCTATATGCAAACCAATATACGATCATATAAAACTGATTGCAGACAACCTTATCAAGGTCGCTAATAATTATAATTCTCAAGAAAAATGGGGCTTGATTGATAATTCTGGCCATGAATTACTGCCACTGGAATATAGTGAGATTGGTGATGACATATATAATGGACTATTAAGAATATATGAAGGTATCAATAATGATTATAAAGGATTTGTTGATATCACTGGACATATTTTACTTGAACCAACCTATTCTTATATAAATAGTTTTGTCGATGGATATGCTATTGTTCAAATAAAAAAACATGATCGAAATGATAATTACTTTTATCTACATGGCGTTATTAATAGTCAAATGATTGAGGTAATCCCTTGTGTATTTTTTGAAGAAATAAAATATGAGAAAGAAACGGGACGTTTCCATACAGGAGATAATTATATAACTACTGACGGAAGATTTATTATAGAGGTTGATGGAAAAGAACTTTATGTTGATAATAAATATGCGTTTTGTGAGCCATTTAATGATAAATGTGCCATAGCTGTTCAAGCCTCAGATAATCAATGGGATAGAACTGATTTTAAATATGGTCTTATAGATAAAAAATCTAATGATATCCTTCCCCCTATTTTTTCTAAATTGGAATTATTGGACAATGGATTGTATAAATTCTGTATAAACAATTTATGGGGATTGGTTAATTCTGATGGTAATATTATTATACCTAATAAATACAATGATATAAAAAAAATTGAAGAGAATCTAATTCGTATTCAAATAAACAAACCTAATAAAGATAGAAAAGATGAAAATCGTATTTATGGGTTAGTAGACTATCAAGGTAATGAGATTCTTTCACCCAATTATGAATTTATAGGGAAGGTACATAACAATATCTCTGTCGTGAGGAAGAATAATGTTTGGGAACTATTTAATATTTTGAGGAAACAAATAATTAGTATCCCAAATGCAGCCTACTTAGGGCCATGTATAAGTAATTTATGTAGAATTAATATAGGGGGAACTTATGATAAGAAACGTTATCGCACGGATGGTGGTCTTTGGGGCTATACCTCTACTGATGGACAAGTCGTAATTGAACCTATTTACGAGGAAGCAAAGTCTTTCTCAGGTAGGATAGCAGCAACTAAATTAAACGGCAAATGGGGAATTATCAATACAAATGGTGAAAATATTGTCCCTTACGAATATAACGATTATGAACTTTTTGAATATGACGAAGATGATCCAGATGCTAATAAAGGAAAGTGCCAATTGGTTAAAGATGGAAAAATTTTCGTCTTTGACGAGAATGGAACTCTAATTGAGTCTTATGATAAAGAAGATGACTATGATTACTATAGTTATGAAGAACCTGTGCGTAACCCATATGATAGTCCCTATTATAACGACAATTTAGATATGGATCAACAATCTCAAGAATTCTGGGACAGCTTGTAA
- a CDS encoding DUF6804 family protein, whose product MKALLKLAIAVLLLVCLADLPYGFYEIVRFAACAAFAYLSYDYFKQRRDFWGIVFAALALLFQPFFKISLGRTLWNAVDIIVALALFYLIIRAIGKRK is encoded by the coding sequence ATGAAAGCACTCCTAAAACTTGCTATCGCAGTACTTCTGTTGGTGTGTCTGGCAGACCTGCCCTACGGTTTCTACGAAATTGTGAGGTTTGCCGCGTGTGCAGCCTTCGCCTACCTCAGTTACGACTATTTCAAACAAAGGCGCGACTTTTGGGGCATTGTGTTTGCAGCCCTTGCCCTGCTCTTCCAACCATTCTTCAAGATTTCTTTGGGCAGAACGCTATGGAATGCCGTTGACATCATCGTGGCACTTGCGCTGTTTTATCTCATTATCAGGGCCATAGGCAAAAGAAAATGA